A single Bacteroidales bacterium DNA region contains:
- a CDS encoding DEAD/DEAH box helicase: MKFTELKLDEQILEAISYMGFKAATPIQEQAIPVILKNQDIIACAQTGTGKTAAFVLPVLNKLINKKDQSTDTLIIVPTRELAIQIEQQIQGFSYFVSATSIAVYGGGDGKEWDKQKTALTNNVDIIVATPGRLISHLKLGYVKLDKIKHLILDEADRMLDMGFIDDLKAIISFLKNKHQTLMFSATMPQSIKQLAKRILNNPAEISLEVSKPAEGVDHKVCLCYDEQKEEILNQYLSERKHYNSILIFTSTKSKVNEIVRSLNKSGFHAKGISSDLEQDQREEVLIGFRSKRIRILVATDVMSRGIDVKEINMVINYDVPHDAEDYVHRVGRTARSNATGEALTLVNPKDMYKLRKIEQLIEITVPKVQPPEEIGEGPKWQTRKQTPKNKKRHYKKKNFNRKRTSKKF; encoded by the coding sequence ATGAAATTTACAGAACTTAAACTTGATGAGCAAATATTAGAAGCCATCTCATACATGGGATTTAAAGCAGCAACCCCGATACAAGAACAAGCAATTCCCGTAATACTTAAAAACCAAGATATAATTGCTTGTGCACAAACAGGTACCGGAAAAACAGCTGCATTTGTATTGCCTGTTTTAAATAAATTAATTAATAAAAAAGACCAAAGCACTGATACTCTCATAATTGTTCCCACAAGAGAACTTGCAATTCAAATTGAACAACAAATACAAGGATTTTCCTATTTTGTTTCGGCAACTTCTATTGCTGTTTACGGCGGTGGTGACGGCAAAGAATGGGATAAACAAAAAACAGCCCTGACAAATAATGTAGATATTATTGTGGCAACACCGGGCAGATTAATTTCTCATTTAAAATTAGGATATGTAAAACTTGATAAAATCAAACATTTAATTTTAGACGAAGCCGACAGAATGTTAGACATGGGCTTTATTGACGACTTAAAAGCAATTATTTCATTTCTGAAAAATAAGCATCAAACCCTGATGTTCAGTGCAACAATGCCCCAAAGCATAAAGCAATTAGCTAAACGAATATTAAATAATCCCGCAGAAATATCTTTGGAAGTTTCAAAACCTGCCGAAGGCGTTGACCATAAAGTGTGTTTATGCTATGACGAACAAAAAGAGGAAATATTAAATCAATATTTATCTGAACGGAAACATTATAACAGCATTTTAATTTTTACTTCTACAAAAAGCAAAGTTAATGAAATTGTAAGGTCGCTTAACAAATCAGGGTTTCATGCAAAAGGTATTTCTTCCGATTTAGAACAAGATCAACGTGAAGAAGTGTTAATCGGTTTTCGTTCAAAACGAATTCGTATATTAGTTGCAACGGATGTAATGAGCAGAGGTATTGACGTGAAGGAAATTAACATGGTTATAAACTATGATGTTCCGCACGATGCCGAAGATTATGTTCACCGTGTAGGCAGAACTGCGAGAAGCAATGCAACGGGTGAAGCCCTAACTTTGGTTAACCCGAAAGATATGTACAAGCTTAGGAAAATTGAACAATTAATCGAGATTACGGTACCAAAAGTTCAGCCGCCTGAAGAAATCGGAGAAGGACCGAAATGGCAAACTCGAAAACAAACACCTAAAAACAAAAAACGGCATTACAAAAAAAAGAATTTTAACAGAAAAAGGACAAGTAAGAAATTTTAA
- a CDS encoding pyrimidine/purine nucleoside phosphorylase, protein MFKTNEYFEGKVKSIAFKSREGDATIGVMAKGEYEFGTSTVEFMTVTSGTMDVMLPGETEWKTYKEFETFRVEKDVKFKVKLEGDTSYRCIYK, encoded by the coding sequence ATGTTCAAAACAAACGAATATTTTGAAGGAAAAGTAAAATCAATTGCTTTTAAATCACGTGAAGGCGATGCAACAATCGGTGTAATGGCAAAAGGCGAATATGAATTCGGCACTTCAACAGTAGAATTTATGACCGTAACTTCCGGAACAATGGATGTTATGTTGCCGGGAGAAACAGAATGGAAAACATACAAAGAATTTGAAACTTTCAGAGTTGAAAAAGATGTAAAATTTAAAGTTAAACTTGAAGGAGACACCTCATATCGATGTATTTATAAATAA
- a CDS encoding Eco57I restriction-modification methylase domain-containing protein, translating into MIITKKIKIYNNLSIEFEGLKDTFLPKLKDFATQKSILKQQSSKNEKAFESELKSLLKNTFYKETYIGNRPYKKGEADLIIAESKNATSKTSVLIEVKSPLDKNDFITKTDLNRKSFFQAVTYFLTEIVEKQNFNIKNILITDTEDFYLFDAVEFHKLFYKSSLRQNFDNWYFKTQSGTSITDFYQQVENYINSEEQLEIEFSHFQLTDDLIVEIDKALQTNEIEEFNKENKFRNIKNAFRFFSPQNLQKEKSEKDGSELNKKFYNELLYILGLKEYEKNGNNIIDRLPKKDRNEGSFIENTIEKIIFERPIHLQEQGEKRFVEQAGDLDIALELCIIWINRILFLKLLEGQLESYHNDTKNFHFLTPEIIKNGNKLATLFFHVLNTPNDNRSKSLQSDFKNIPYLNSSLFQITYLETIHGRISGLRDDLTMPIYKNSVLDISNDLPPLEYLLLFLDAYNFGEPIKQDVQHKTKDLINASVLGKIFEKLNGYKDGSFYTPSYITMYMSRKVVRNAIIRKFNEKFELNASNFDEIKQFTKSKYKTEDIENFNQTVNEITVCDPAVGSGHFLVSVLNELICAKSELEILYDNKNQPLQYWISVENDELKIFNKRIANQEFEYKTEYKNGIRTVNPELQKIQTTLFREKQNFIENSLYGVDINPNSVQICRLRLWIELLKNSYYTADSNFQLMETLPNLDYKIIEGNSLLPVYENQPIIIDWTRKNIANSIKSISNKVEIINNSINTIKEKKHEIFYVKDYNKKISLTSEINRAKADLLIAKFEIEIVQINEILSGLNPEQRLGKQLNKKEEKQRNELLEKKAFLQKIKREIDYSPDLGKPIVLFDWNIDFAEIIGTFQNGNGDNTGFDIVIGNPPYIQHRELGYISPFLKSIYHKTYSGTADISVYFFEKGMEITKKGGQLAYINTNKFFNTEYGKELRSFLAKYQNNEYINFEQVPVFDEALVSTSIFHIDKQEPKTDLKYAEFYKELVTSEIFEKELLKRIKIYPKDYLKNPAWLFTSQTEDKILEKIKKAGKRLGEIATINIKRGVTTGFDDAFIIDEQIFNKLSKTAKNKKALNPLLRGKDIHKFDYYHEKFWLIFTRRGVDIKEMPQIERFLKKFYAQLKPRETGNEKIGRKPGKYKWYEIQDNIAYYLDFDKEKMIWGIISGIWGFAYDDKKHFLTSASFLLTSEKIPIKFLLALFNSRLFQFYFDKTGEYTAGGAYVLKKKNVEKFIIPTKKMDYEPYIELVDKILLSKKKNKETSELEDNLNKKVYQLYDITEAEQEEIETILIKGKIK; encoded by the coding sequence ATGATTATAACTAAAAAAATAAAAATATATAATAACTTATCAATTGAATTTGAAGGTTTAAAGGATACATTTTTACCAAAGTTAAAAGACTTTGCTACTCAAAAATCAATATTAAAACAACAAAGTAGCAAAAATGAAAAGGCATTTGAAAGCGAACTGAAAAGTTTATTAAAAAACACTTTCTACAAAGAAACTTATATTGGAAACAGACCATACAAAAAAGGAGAAGCAGATTTAATTATTGCAGAAAGCAAAAATGCGACCTCTAAAACATCTGTTCTTATTGAAGTAAAAAGTCCATTGGATAAAAATGATTTTATTACAAAAACAGACCTCAATAGAAAATCGTTTTTTCAGGCTGTAACCTATTTTCTAACCGAAATAGTTGAAAAACAAAATTTCAACATCAAAAATATTCTTATTACAGATACCGAAGATTTTTATTTATTTGATGCCGTTGAATTTCATAAATTATTTTACAAAAGTAGCTTACGACAGAATTTTGATAACTGGTATTTCAAAACACAAAGTGGAACTTCAATAACAGATTTTTATCAACAAGTTGAAAATTATATTAATAGTGAGGAACAATTAGAAATTGAATTTTCACACTTTCAATTAACTGATGATTTAATTGTAGAAATTGATAAGGCACTTCAAACAAATGAAATAGAAGAATTTAACAAAGAAAATAAGTTCCGGAATATTAAAAATGCGTTTCGGTTCTTTTCGCCACAGAATTTACAAAAAGAAAAATCAGAAAAGGACGGGAGTGAACTAAACAAAAAATTTTATAACGAATTACTTTATATACTTGGATTAAAGGAATATGAAAAAAACGGCAATAATATAATAGACCGTTTGCCAAAAAAAGACAGAAATGAAGGTTCGTTTATTGAAAATACGATAGAAAAAATTATTTTTGAACGACCAATTCATTTGCAAGAACAAGGTGAAAAACGTTTTGTTGAGCAAGCAGGAGATTTAGATATAGCTTTGGAATTATGCATTATTTGGATTAATCGTATTTTATTCCTTAAATTGCTTGAAGGTCAGTTAGAAAGTTACCATAACGACACAAAAAACTTTCATTTTTTAACACCCGAAATAATAAAAAACGGAAATAAACTTGCCACCTTATTTTTTCATGTTTTAAATACACCTAACGATAATAGGAGTAAATCTTTACAGTCTGATTTTAAAAACATTCCATACTTAAACAGTAGCCTTTTTCAAATCACATATCTCGAAACTATTCACGGTAGAATTTCAGGATTACGTGATGATTTGACAATGCCGATTTATAAAAATTCAGTCTTAGATATATCTAATGACTTGCCACCACTTGAATACTTACTTTTATTTCTTGATGCCTATAATTTTGGAGAACCTATAAAACAGGACGTTCAACACAAAACCAAAGATTTAATTAACGCATCGGTTCTGGGTAAAATATTTGAAAAATTAAATGGTTACAAAGACGGCTCATTTTATACCCCAAGTTACATAACAATGTATATGAGCCGTAAAGTTGTTCGTAATGCGATAATTAGAAAATTTAACGAAAAATTTGAACTAAATGCAAGTAATTTCGATGAAATTAAACAATTTACTAAGTCTAAATACAAAACAGAAGATATTGAAAATTTTAATCAGACAGTAAATGAAATTACGGTTTGCGACCCTGCCGTGGGTTCAGGACATTTTCTCGTATCTGTTCTTAACGAATTAATTTGTGCAAAATCGGAATTAGAAATTTTATACGACAACAAAAATCAACCACTTCAATATTGGATTTCAGTTGAAAATGACGAATTAAAAATATTTAATAAACGAATTGCAAATCAAGAATTTGAATATAAAACAGAATATAAAAACGGAATAAGAACCGTTAATCCGGAACTTCAAAAAATACAAACAACTTTATTTAGAGAAAAACAAAATTTTATTGAAAATTCATTATATGGGGTTGATATTAATCCAAATTCAGTGCAAATATGCAGATTGCGTTTATGGATTGAACTATTAAAAAATTCTTACTATACAGCCGATAGTAATTTTCAGCTAATGGAAACATTGCCAAATTTAGATTACAAAATAATTGAAGGAAATAGTTTACTTCCTGTATATGAAAACCAGCCAATTATAATTGATTGGACAAGAAAAAACATTGCAAACAGTATTAAATCTATTAGCAATAAGGTTGAGATTATCAATAATTCTATTAACACAATCAAAGAGAAAAAACATGAAATCTTTTATGTTAAAGATTATAATAAAAAAATAAGTTTAACATCTGAAATAAATCGTGCAAAAGCGGATTTATTGATTGCAAAATTTGAAATTGAAATTGTTCAAATTAATGAAATTTTAAGCGGGCTTAATCCCGAACAACGATTAGGTAAGCAATTAAACAAAAAAGAAGAAAAACAGCGAAATGAATTATTAGAAAAGAAAGCTTTTTTACAAAAAATAAAAAGAGAAATTGATTACAGTCCCGATCTCGGAAAACCGATTGTGCTGTTTGACTGGAATATTGATTTTGCCGAAATAATCGGCACTTTTCAAAATGGAAACGGAGATAATACCGGTTTTGACATAGTTATTGGAAATCCGCCGTATATACAACACCGAGAACTTGGTTACATAAGTCCTTTTTTAAAATCAATTTATCACAAAACATATTCAGGCACAGCTGATATAAGTGTATATTTTTTTGAAAAAGGAATGGAAATCACAAAAAAAGGCGGACAACTTGCCTACATTAATACCAATAAGTTTTTTAATACAGAATACGGAAAAGAATTACGCTCATTTTTGGCAAAATATCAAAACAACGAATACATTAATTTCGAGCAAGTTCCCGTTTTTGATGAAGCACTTGTTTCAACATCAATTTTCCATATCGATAAACAAGAACCTAAAACAGATTTAAAATATGCCGAATTTTACAAAGAGCTTGTAACCAGTGAAATATTTGAGAAAGAACTATTAAAACGAATTAAAATTTACCCAAAAGACTATTTGAAAAATCCAGCTTGGTTATTTACAAGTCAAACAGAAGACAAAATTTTAGAGAAAATAAAAAAAGCAGGTAAACGACTTGGTGAAATTGCAACTATTAACATTAAACGTGGGGTTACAACTGGTTTTGATGATGCTTTCATTATTGATGAGCAAATATTTAACAAATTATCAAAGACTGCAAAAAATAAGAAAGCATTAAATCCACTTTTGCGTGGTAAAGATATTCATAAGTTTGATTATTACCATGAAAAATTTTGGTTAATATTTACAAGACGTGGTGTAGATATAAAAGAAATGCCTCAAATTGAACGATTTTTAAAAAAGTTTTATGCCCAACTAAAACCAAGAGAAACGGGAAATGAAAAAATAGGAAGAAAACCAGGTAAATACAAATGGTATGAAATTCAAGATAATATTGCATATTACCTTGATTTTGACAAAGAAAAAATGATTTGGGGAATAATTTCCGGCATTTGGGGTTTTGCTTACGATGATAAAAAACATTTCTTAACAAGTGCGTCATTTCTTTTAACATCAGAAAAAATACCAATAAAATTTTTACTTGCATTGTTCAATAGTCGTTTATTTCAGTTTTATTTTGACAAAACAGGAGAATATACGGCAGGCGGAGCTTATGTTTTGAAAAAGAAAAATGTAGAAAAGTTTATAATTCCTACAAAAAAAATGGATTATGAACCTTACATTGAATTGGTTGATAAAATACTTCTATCTAAAAAGAAAAATAAAGAAACATCAGAGTTAGAAGATAATCTTAATAAAAAAGTTTATCAACTTTATGATATAACAGAAGCAGAACAAGAAGAAATCGAAACAATTTTGATTAAAGGAAAAATAAAATAA
- the thiF gene encoding sulfur carrier protein ThiS adenylyltransferase ThiF produces MTFEEIKHTLKYKIVGIAGAGGLGSNCAVALARSGIGKLIIADFDVVSESNLNRQYYFYNQIGQIKVYALKDNLECINPDVKVNIHNIKIDKDNFNCIFSECDIIVEAFDKAEEKEMLIETILTKFPDKPIISGLGMAGYGNNDSLHSRKIDNLYICGDEKTEISEDNPPLAPRVGIVANMQANIVLDILLNE; encoded by the coding sequence ATGACATTTGAAGAAATTAAGCATACTTTAAAATACAAAATTGTAGGAATTGCAGGAGCCGGAGGATTAGGCTCAAATTGTGCTGTTGCACTTGCTCGTTCCGGAATAGGAAAATTAATTATTGCTGATTTTGATGTTGTTAGTGAATCTAACTTGAATAGACAATATTACTTTTACAATCAAATCGGGCAAATTAAAGTTTATGCATTGAAAGATAATCTTGAATGCATAAATCCGGACGTAAAAGTTAACATTCATAATATTAAAATAGATAAAGATAATTTTAATTGTATTTTTTCAGAATGTGATATTATAGTAGAGGCATTTGATAAAGCAGAAGAAAAAGAAATGCTGATTGAAACGATATTAACAAAATTTCCGGATAAACCGATAATTTCCGGATTGGGAATGGCAGGATACGGGAATAATGATTCACTACATTCAAGAAAAATTGACAACTTATATATTTGCGGTGATGAAAAAACAGAAATTTCAGAAGATAATCCGCCGCTGGCTCCGAGAGTAGGAATCGTTGCAAATATGCAGGCAAATATTGTATTGGATATTTTATTAAATGAATAA
- the thiS gene encoding sulfur carrier protein ThiS gives MNKKEMTITLNNRTEKFDFDVLTITELLKVKNYTFKFLVIKINGQLIKKDKYSEAKVSEGDKVDIIHMISGG, from the coding sequence ATGAATAAAAAAGAAATGACTATTACTTTAAATAACAGAACAGAAAAATTTGACTTTGATGTTTTAACAATAACTGAATTGTTGAAAGTTAAGAATTACACTTTCAAATTTTTAGTAATCAAAATTAACGGGCAGCTGATAAAAAAAGACAAATATTCCGAAGCAAAAGTTTCTGAGGGAGATAAGGTGGATATTATTCACATGATTAGCGGAGGATAA